A part of Halodesulfovibrio marinisediminis DSM 17456 genomic DNA contains:
- a CDS encoding response regulator — protein sequence MASISILVVDDERIVALDIKGTLETLGYRVCAIANTAERALQAAEEHSPDLVLMDINLKGEMDGIALAHVFNARHSTPVVFLTAYSDRDTFDRAKSANPYGFILKPFDARKLHSAIEIALIKHSEEARLTEARHKAELENSAKSSFFANMSHEIRNSLNGIVGMTDLALETELDKEQREYMTTVLDSAENLLDILNDILDLSRIEARQLALTPKRFDLEKVINKIIRAHTPKAHKKKITITYDIPTFVPRILKGDPTRLSQIITNLISNAIKFTEQGSISLEISDLATLGAYAEQQHMPTPKYRMLLFSVRDTGIGITEEEQNYIFDPYKQVLSEEKTPIRGTGLGLAICRDLVELMNGTIWVRSKPGAGSTFHFTAQFEHGKVEEEIAEPETIPEFPPGLHVAIADNNVVGQKLLFELLEKKGFACHVTSNGAELLELLASESIDLVITEIKLPFLTGLEAMKHIRSGTIPDTPTNLPIIAVTAFALKGDKERFIEAGMDGYVAKPIHASEFYREIARVIQPEELPAQPEKKVTKTDMTQLLDVEGTLARLEEDTELICRLYSLFVDEVEERLYGLKLFLQEKAYDKAALHSQSFAAAAFNIGANSLGNALMQIYTAASNTQQVSSEQLQQLEALSSKTTKEITRNMKKLS from the coding sequence ATGGCCTCTATCAGTATTCTTGTAGTCGACGATGAACGCATTGTTGCGTTGGACATTAAAGGTACACTGGAAACTCTTGGATACCGCGTCTGCGCCATCGCCAACACAGCAGAGCGTGCACTACAAGCAGCTGAGGAGCACTCCCCTGACTTGGTCCTCATGGACATCAATCTCAAAGGCGAAATGGACGGCATAGCTCTTGCCCATGTGTTCAACGCAAGACACTCGACCCCTGTCGTTTTCCTCACAGCGTATTCTGACAGGGACACATTTGACCGTGCAAAATCAGCCAACCCATACGGCTTTATTCTTAAACCGTTTGATGCAAGAAAACTCCATTCTGCCATTGAAATTGCACTCATCAAACATTCCGAAGAAGCACGCCTGACTGAAGCCAGACACAAAGCAGAGCTGGAAAACAGTGCCAAATCGAGTTTTTTTGCCAACATGAGCCATGAGATACGCAACTCGCTCAACGGCATTGTCGGTATGACAGACCTTGCACTTGAAACAGAACTGGACAAAGAACAGCGAGAGTACATGACAACAGTGCTGGACTCTGCCGAAAACCTGCTGGATATATTAAATGACATTCTCGACTTATCCCGTATTGAAGCACGTCAACTAGCACTGACGCCAAAGCGATTTGATCTAGAAAAAGTGATTAATAAAATTATCCGTGCACATACACCGAAAGCACACAAAAAAAAGATCACCATCACATACGACATCCCAACATTTGTGCCGAGGATACTAAAAGGTGATCCAACACGTTTATCACAAATTATTACCAACCTGATTTCAAACGCAATCAAGTTCACAGAACAGGGCAGCATCTCACTTGAAATCTCTGACCTTGCAACGCTCGGGGCATACGCAGAACAACAGCATATGCCTACGCCTAAATACCGTATGCTCCTGTTTTCCGTCAGGGATACTGGCATCGGTATTACAGAGGAAGAACAGAACTATATTTTTGACCCATACAAACAGGTACTGTCAGAAGAGAAAACGCCTATCCGCGGGACAGGTCTTGGTCTTGCCATATGCCGTGACCTTGTTGAACTTATGAATGGAACCATCTGGGTGCGAAGTAAACCGGGCGCAGGCAGCACCTTTCACTTCACTGCCCAGTTTGAACACGGTAAAGTTGAAGAAGAAATTGCAGAACCTGAAACTATTCCAGAATTCCCTCCTGGACTACATGTTGCAATTGCCGATAACAACGTTGTCGGCCAAAAACTACTTTTCGAGTTACTGGAAAAAAAAGGCTTTGCATGCCACGTCACTTCAAATGGAGCAGAGCTGCTTGAATTATTGGCATCAGAATCCATTGATCTTGTCATAACAGAAATTAAACTTCCGTTCCTAACAGGCCTGGAAGCCATGAAACATATACGTTCCGGAACAATTCCAGATACACCGACCAACCTTCCGATTATCGCGGTAACTGCTTTCGCGCTCAAAGGGGATAAAGAGCGATTTATCGAAGCCGGTATGGATGGGTATGTAGCAAAACCAATTCATGCCTCTGAATTTTATCGAGAAATTGCACGAGTCATTCAACCGGAAGAACTACCGGCACAACCGGAAAAAAAAGTTACAAAAACTGATATGACGCAACTTCTTGATGTTGAAGGAACATTAGCACGCCTTGAAGAAGACACCGAGTTAATATGCAGACTCTACTCTCTCTTTGTAGACGAAGTTGAGGAACGTCTGTATGGATTGAAACTCTTTTTGCAAGAAAAAGCTTATGATAAAGCGGCACTGCATAGTCAGTCATTTGCAGCTGCAGCATTCAACATCGGTGCAAATAGTCTCGGCAACGCGCTCATGCAAATCTACACAGCAGCCAGCAATACGCAGCAGGTCTCTTCTGAGCAGTTGCAACAGCTTGAAGCACTCAGTAGTAAGACCACAAAAGAAATTACGCGCAATATGAAGAAACTCTCTTAA
- a CDS encoding LexA family transcriptional regulator, which yields MSTFDEVFERIKLATNTRTQVELAEVLDIRQSSISDAKRRDSVPSDWYMKLFEKFGLNPDWLKKGVGPMYLRTEEDGYQPVEGPAAGRVFENPTKFGDPDARSAVVTIHSMQNVEVSDDGEEARRFTSVGKLSIPQSFAGATIQVFRVDASSMEPLIKKGAFVGIDTAQTNILSGEIYGVYVPYEGISIKRIFLDAANQRFILRSENPAHPEQYLPMDRCSEDIIGRVVWNLQTM from the coding sequence GTGTCCACCTTTGATGAAGTTTTTGAACGTATAAAACTAGCTACAAATACTAGAACTCAGGTTGAATTGGCGGAAGTACTTGATATCCGTCAATCAAGTATCTCTGATGCTAAGCGTCGAGATTCTGTACCTTCCGACTGGTACATGAAGCTGTTTGAAAAATTTGGTCTCAACCCTGACTGGCTTAAAAAAGGCGTCGGCCCTATGTATCTGCGTACAGAGGAAGACGGCTACCAGCCAGTTGAAGGCCCTGCTGCTGGACGGGTTTTTGAAAACCCTACTAAATTTGGCGATCCAGATGCACGCAGCGCTGTCGTAACAATTCACTCTATGCAAAATGTTGAAGTTTCTGACGACGGTGAAGAAGCGCGCCGCTTTACCAGTGTTGGCAAACTGTCCATCCCTCAATCTTTTGCTGGTGCGACAATTCAAGTATTCCGTGTAGATGCCTCCAGCATGGAACCACTCATTAAGAAAGGTGCATTTGTTGGTATTGATACTGCTCAAACCAATATCCTTTCCGGCGAAATTTACGGTGTATACGTTCCTTACGAAGGCATCTCTATCAAGCGCATCTTCCTTGATGCAGCAAATCAGCGTTTCATCTTACGCAGTGAAAACCCTGCCCACCCAGAGCAGTACCTGCCAATGGACCGCTGTTCAGAAGACATTATAGGCCGCGTTGTCTGGAACCTTCAGACTATGTAG
- the hflC gene encoding protease modulator HflC, which translates to MKKTATPILILLVLIVAVVFQSAFIVKQTEKAIVLQLGKPDNKVYAPGLHFKIPFIQNVIYFDARLLEYDAQPAEALTKDKKALVLDNYARWRIINPLLFYQTVRTIPGAQARLDDIVYSQLRAALGRYTLTEIVSTERDNIMQKVTKRSSDLIKAYGIEIVDVRIKRTDLPPENQRAIFGRMRAERERQAKQYRSEGQQQAITIKSLANKERTIILAKANKEAEIIRGQGDALATKIYAESLGKDEDFYNFQRSLEAYQESFKEKTRIIVTPENKFLHEMQ; encoded by the coding sequence ATGAAAAAAACAGCTACTCCAATTCTTATTCTGCTGGTTCTCATTGTTGCTGTAGTGTTCCAGTCTGCATTCATTGTTAAGCAGACTGAAAAGGCTATTGTTCTCCAGCTTGGTAAACCGGACAACAAAGTTTACGCACCAGGTCTGCACTTCAAGATCCCGTTTATCCAAAACGTGATCTACTTTGATGCACGCCTTCTGGAGTATGATGCTCAGCCTGCAGAAGCCCTCACAAAAGACAAAAAAGCTCTTGTGCTGGACAACTACGCCCGCTGGCGCATCATTAACCCACTCCTTTTCTACCAGACCGTGCGCACAATTCCGGGTGCTCAGGCACGACTGGATGATATTGTATACTCCCAGTTACGTGCTGCCCTTGGTCGCTACACACTGACTGAAATTGTATCTACTGAGCGTGACAACATCATGCAGAAGGTTACTAAACGTTCATCCGATCTAATTAAAGCATACGGTATCGAAATTGTTGACGTACGCATCAAGCGTACCGACCTTCCACCGGAGAACCAGCGTGCTATTTTTGGGCGCATGCGTGCAGAACGTGAACGTCAGGCAAAACAATATCGTTCTGAAGGTCAGCAACAGGCAATCACTATTAAATCTCTTGCAAACAAAGAGCGTACCATCATTCTTGCAAAAGCTAATAAAGAAGCTGAGATCATCCGTGGTCAAGGCGACGCTCTCGCAACGAAGATATACGCAGAATCACTTGGAAAAGATGAAGATTTCTACAACTTCCAGCGTTCACTGGAAGCATATCAAGAAAGCTTCAAAGAGAAGACTCGCATTATCGTGACTCCGGAAAACAAATTCCTTCATGAAATGCAGTAA
- the hflK gene encoding FtsH protease activity modulator HflK — protein sequence MNWDWEKLQEKRQRQSGQGPGWGSTPPEGNDSDPIGDGLKKLRGLNFPAGKFALALVVLLWLASGIYIVQPDEEGVVLQFGKYVATTGPGPHYHLPYPIETVYKPKVSQIRRIEIGFRSTGRASSFQQGQSRTVKAESLMLTGDENIVDVQFIVQYRISNAVDYLFNVTQQSVTVKSAAEAAMREVIGHNQIDNALTEGKLQIQNDCRKLLQDILDRYEAGIQIVAVQMQDVHPPKEVVDAFKDVASAREDRSRIINEAEAYSNDILPKARGAAAEIVNQAQAYKESTVNKAQGDASRFLAILAEYNQAKSITKKRMYLETMEKVFSGSGVNKVIVPNKGVAPTIPFLPLSNDSMKGSK from the coding sequence ATGAATTGGGATTGGGAAAAACTGCAAGAAAAGCGGCAGAGGCAATCGGGTCAAGGGCCAGGCTGGGGTAGTACACCTCCAGAAGGCAACGATTCTGATCCGATCGGCGATGGCCTGAAGAAACTCCGGGGACTTAACTTCCCAGCGGGCAAGTTCGCTCTTGCCTTAGTTGTTCTTCTGTGGCTCGCATCCGGCATTTACATTGTACAACCTGACGAAGAAGGTGTTGTGCTCCAGTTCGGCAAATATGTTGCCACAACAGGTCCTGGTCCACACTACCATCTTCCGTACCCTATTGAGACAGTTTATAAACCTAAAGTGTCTCAAATCCGCCGTATTGAGATCGGGTTCCGTTCTACTGGTAGAGCTTCATCCTTCCAGCAAGGACAGTCCCGTACTGTCAAAGCGGAATCACTCATGCTTACTGGTGATGAGAACATTGTCGATGTTCAGTTCATTGTTCAGTACCGCATTAGCAATGCTGTAGATTACCTCTTTAATGTTACCCAGCAATCTGTCACTGTTAAAAGTGCTGCCGAAGCCGCAATGCGCGAAGTTATCGGGCACAACCAAATTGACAATGCACTGACAGAAGGGAAACTGCAAATTCAGAACGATTGCCGCAAGCTGCTGCAAGATATTCTGGATCGCTACGAAGCTGGTATCCAGATTGTTGCTGTACAAATGCAGGACGTACATCCACCAAAAGAAGTTGTTGACGCGTTTAAAGACGTTGCCAGCGCCCGTGAAGACCGCAGCCGTATTATCAACGAAGCTGAGGCCTACAGTAACGATATCTTGCCTAAAGCACGCGGTGCCGCAGCAGAAATCGTCAACCAGGCACAGGCATATAAAGAATCTACCGTTAACAAAGCTCAGGGTGATGCATCACGATTCCTTGCAATCCTTGCTGAATACAATCAGGCTAAATCCATCACTAAAAAGCGTATGTATTTAGAAACTATGGAAAAAGTTTTCAGCGGTTCTGGAGTCAACAAAGTTATTGTTCCTAACAAAGGCGTTGCTCCAACTATTCCATTTTTACCGCTCAGCAACGACAGCATGAAAGGGAGTAAGTAA
- a CDS encoding 4Fe-4S binding protein: protein MKRLEGVRMEQCIGCHSCSLACARLVHKKLSWNTAGIRISSAGGLTTGFEAHICVACDPAPCAEVCPTAALKPRKGGGVVAKHDKCIKCGKCAEACPVDAIYYDPEDDLPYLCIHCGRCVPFCPHHCIELREIPAHEE from the coding sequence ATGAAAAGACTGGAAGGTGTTCGCATGGAGCAGTGTATCGGGTGTCATTCCTGTTCACTCGCCTGTGCGCGACTTGTTCATAAAAAATTGTCATGGAATACTGCGGGAATACGAATTTCTTCTGCCGGTGGTCTTACCACGGGGTTTGAAGCACATATTTGCGTGGCGTGTGATCCGGCACCATGTGCGGAAGTGTGTCCCACTGCAGCCCTTAAGCCACGGAAGGGTGGGGGCGTTGTAGCAAAGCATGATAAATGCATTAAATGCGGAAAGTGTGCAGAGGCATGTCCAGTGGATGCTATTTACTACGATCCGGAAGATGATCTTCCGTATCTGTGCATCCACTGTGGACGTTGTGTTCCGTTTTGTCCGCATCACTGTATAGAGCTGCGTGAAATCCCAGCACACGAAGAATAA
- a CDS encoding aldehyde ferredoxin oxidoreductase N-terminal domain-containing protein produces the protein MKMDPNFSRVLHVDLDAGKSEVLKIEDRHMHIGGSGLAAVLYEKYGIDDAPADDPRQPLIFAVGPLTGFYPLMSKVVCGFRSPYTGQWSESHAGGRLALSIRFAGYDALMITGKANQLSALVIGSRSCEVEKVPYLRGKDVFATGKFLRRFGKKNSGHRSAIRIGQAGERGVAFACINVDSFRHFGRMGSGAAMGFKNLKGIVVSGDGSFDLPEGKAYADMMKDIYEDITETGKMKKYHDLGTPQNLIPLNELKALPWNNLQKTYDERVENISGETFAKQLLLRQVACAGCPVGCIHIGLLRQQFASEHEFLYKQVSYDYEPIFAQGSMLGITSAADVLALLDETEKLGLDCMSAGVALAWAAEAFEKGIITKEETIVDLKFGEMKGFHEGLKFIASGENAFYQALSRGSMAAAKLYGGEDFACVLGQEMAGYATGEVFFVASAYGFRHSHLDTGGYAFDQSNTEKNVDKAIEFMLEDERGRIYINSMMGCLFARGTYGPEKLKEALTAAGFGNIADNLEEAGQYIQKLRWQLKCRTGFDVDAVNIPKRYSEVVTWKGKIDTGYMNEVAKRYAAAIKEMAQCGE, from the coding sequence ATGAAAATGGATCCAAACTTCTCCCGCGTATTGCATGTAGATCTTGATGCAGGCAAAAGTGAAGTCCTGAAAATAGAAGACCGTCACATGCACATTGGCGGTAGCGGTCTTGCGGCTGTTCTTTATGAGAAATACGGTATTGATGATGCACCGGCAGATGACCCGCGACAGCCGTTGATTTTTGCTGTTGGTCCTCTAACTGGATTTTATCCGCTTATGAGTAAGGTTGTATGCGGTTTCCGTTCCCCATACACAGGACAATGGTCTGAAAGCCATGCCGGTGGGCGGCTTGCTTTATCTATTCGTTTTGCAGGGTACGATGCATTGATGATTACGGGTAAAGCTAACCAATTGAGCGCACTTGTTATAGGCTCCCGCTCATGTGAAGTAGAAAAAGTCCCCTATCTTCGCGGCAAAGATGTATTTGCCACTGGTAAGTTTCTGCGCCGTTTCGGTAAAAAGAATTCAGGGCATCGTTCTGCGATCCGTATTGGTCAAGCTGGTGAGCGCGGTGTTGCATTCGCCTGTATTAACGTGGATTCCTTCCGTCATTTCGGACGAATGGGATCCGGTGCGGCTATGGGCTTTAAGAATCTTAAGGGGATTGTTGTCTCAGGCGATGGTTCTTTCGATCTTCCAGAAGGGAAAGCCTATGCTGACATGATGAAAGATATTTATGAAGATATCACTGAAACAGGGAAAATGAAGAAGTACCATGACTTAGGTACTCCGCAGAATTTGATTCCGCTGAATGAGCTTAAGGCATTGCCATGGAATAACCTGCAAAAAACGTATGATGAACGTGTTGAGAATATTTCAGGTGAAACTTTTGCCAAACAACTCCTTCTTCGTCAGGTTGCATGTGCCGGATGTCCGGTTGGCTGTATCCATATAGGATTATTGCGGCAGCAGTTTGCCAGCGAGCACGAGTTTCTCTACAAACAGGTTTCGTACGACTATGAGCCGATTTTTGCGCAGGGCAGTATGCTTGGAATTACCAGTGCCGCGGATGTACTTGCCTTGTTGGATGAAACAGAAAAGCTTGGACTGGACTGCATGAGCGCGGGTGTTGCCCTTGCATGGGCGGCAGAAGCTTTTGAGAAGGGCATTATCACCAAAGAAGAAACTATTGTTGATCTCAAGTTCGGCGAGATGAAGGGCTTCCATGAGGGGCTTAAATTTATTGCCTCTGGTGAAAATGCATTCTATCAGGCTCTTTCTCGTGGTTCTATGGCAGCAGCAAAGCTGTATGGTGGTGAAGACTTTGCCTGTGTTCTCGGACAAGAAATGGCTGGTTATGCCACAGGTGAAGTGTTCTTTGTCGCTTCAGCTTACGGGTTCCGTCATTCGCACCTTGATACCGGTGGCTACGCATTCGATCAGAGTAACACAGAGAAGAATGTTGATAAGGCCATTGAATTTATGCTCGAAGATGAACGTGGTCGAATTTACATCAACAGCATGATGGGGTGTCTTTTTGCGCGTGGTACCTACGGGCCTGAAAAGTTAAAAGAAGCGCTCACAGCAGCAGGTTTTGGAAATATTGCCGATAATCTTGAAGAGGCCGGTCAGTATATCCAAAAATTGCGTTGGCAGCTGAAGTGTAGAACCGGATTTGATGTTGATGCAGTGAATATTCCAAAACGCTATAGCGAAGTGGTCACGTGGAAAGGTAAAATTGACACTGGGTACATGAACGAAGTAGCAAAGCGTTATGCCGCAGCCATTAAAGAGATGGCTCAATGTGGAGAATAG
- a CDS encoding TPM domain-containing protein produces MGFFRNKRGPIIRAKSSGEFFLRAMLLIAVFAVVSAAFWYQTESSYKEIRSRGTVYDQTETLTSAQKSALRDYASAMLENYGLKLRIQVRNTPVVLPEKLDTKTVFIGLNPYTRQVLVEFPPLLRKALGADYMYKLQNEYFTPYFEKNEWQLGLATALQKLWDDMGGK; encoded by the coding sequence ATGGGATTTTTTAGAAATAAACGCGGTCCGATAATCCGCGCCAAATCTTCTGGCGAATTCTTTTTGCGCGCAATGCTGCTGATCGCAGTGTTCGCAGTAGTGTCCGCTGCGTTCTGGTATCAGACAGAAAGTAGCTATAAAGAGATTCGCTCTCGGGGCACTGTGTATGATCAGACAGAGACACTGACTTCAGCACAGAAGTCAGCGTTACGCGATTATGCGTCTGCAATGCTTGAAAACTACGGTTTAAAACTGCGCATACAGGTGCGTAATACTCCGGTTGTGTTACCAGAAAAGCTGGATACCAAGACAGTGTTCATTGGCCTGAATCCTTATACCCGTCAGGTTCTTGTAGAGTTCCCGCCGTTATTGCGGAAGGCTTTGGGGGCAGACTACATGTATAAGTTGCAAAATGAATATTTTACACCATACTTTGAAAAGAATGAATGGCAACTGGGATTAGCAACAGCACTTCAAAAGCTATGGGATGACATGGGTGGAAAATAG
- a CDS encoding DUF1499 domain-containing protein: MKKTKPNAAGIIKWLFIILCTLMLAGFLFFKHLGTWSADISPKLGVTNGQFAAMPETPNAVSSQTGIESKHVEPLPMTGSVKQTKNKILQCLQELGSNKIVTQNEDYIHAVFVSPIMKYHDDVEFFIDTTTQKVQFRSTSRVGKYDLGANRARYDAFKKLYLR, encoded by the coding sequence ATGAAAAAAACTAAACCAAATGCTGCTGGAATCATTAAATGGTTGTTCATTATTTTGTGCACACTGATGCTTGCCGGTTTTCTATTTTTCAAACACTTGGGCACGTGGTCTGCGGATATATCACCAAAACTCGGTGTAACTAACGGACAATTTGCCGCCATGCCGGAAACACCCAATGCCGTTTCCAGCCAAACAGGTATAGAATCAAAACATGTCGAACCTCTTCCCATGACCGGCTCTGTAAAACAAACCAAGAATAAAATTTTGCAATGTCTACAAGAGCTGGGAAGCAACAAAATCGTGACCCAAAATGAAGATTATATCCATGCAGTCTTTGTCTCGCCAATCATGAAATACCATGATGATGTGGAATTCTTCATTGATACTACGACACAGAAGGTACAATTTCGGTCTACTTCACGCGTTGGGAAATATGACCTCGGAGCAAACAGAGCGCGGTATGATGCCTTTAAGAAGCTGTACCTAAGATAA
- the rnhA gene encoding ribonuclease HI gives MKHIFLYTDGSCLGNPGPGGWATILRYGEYEKELSGGFALTTNNRMEILAVIEGLAALKEPCKVELYTDSQYVRNAVEKKWLVNWQKNGWKNASKKPVKNKDLWVRLLPYLEKHDVTLHWVRGHNGHPENERCDDLARAEAGKPDLPPDEGHEAA, from the coding sequence ATGAAACATATTTTTCTTTATACAGATGGCTCTTGTCTTGGCAATCCAGGCCCAGGTGGTTGGGCAACCATCCTGCGATATGGTGAGTATGAAAAAGAGCTTTCAGGCGGTTTTGCGCTGACCACAAACAACAGAATGGAAATTCTGGCAGTTATTGAAGGTCTCGCAGCACTCAAAGAGCCATGTAAGGTCGAACTCTATACAGACTCTCAGTACGTGCGTAACGCTGTAGAGAAGAAATGGCTGGTCAATTGGCAGAAGAATGGTTGGAAGAATGCTTCCAAGAAACCAGTGAAAAACAAAGATCTTTGGGTGCGTCTGCTTCCGTATCTTGAAAAACATGATGTAACTCTCCACTGGGTACGTGGACATAATGGGCATCCTGAAAACGAACGCTGCGACGATCTTGCACGTGCTGAAGCTGGGAAGCCTGATTTACCTCCTGATGAAGGGCATGAAGCCGCGTAA
- the qrcD gene encoding menaquinone reductase integral membrane subunit QrcD, giving the protein MGKNYSLPADHELFPEGTNRCSLTKFSIWMGLVGAVALWGLYAAFRVLAEGLAVTALDDYFGFGLWITFDLAVIALGAGAFFTGLLRYILNIDPLKNIINLTVIIGFICYSGAMLILVLDVGQPIRAWFGYWHANVHSMLTEVIFCITCYLIVLIIEYIPLILEQKQLNRIPVLHHLAHNLHVWMPLFAGIGAFLSTFHQGSLGGMYGVLFGRPYVLRDGFFIWPWTFFLFVISAVGSGPVFTVLIATIMEKMTGKKLVSWEIKKLMGKIAGAMLLVYLVFKFADTYAWAVDVLPRSGLTFDQNFYQTIYGKWLLWSELFLCGVIPCIILLSPKLRDNPALFYSAALLDCIGITINRYVFTVQALAMPVMPFDTWETYAPNWAEWGASALVIAYGAIVLSLSYRYLPVFPQERALNATKSS; this is encoded by the coding sequence ATGGGAAAGAACTACTCTCTTCCTGCAGATCATGAACTCTTCCCAGAAGGCACTAATCGCTGCTCTCTGACGAAGTTTTCTATCTGGATGGGACTTGTCGGTGCTGTAGCTCTTTGGGGTCTTTACGCTGCATTCCGAGTGCTTGCTGAAGGCCTTGCCGTTACAGCCCTTGATGACTACTTCGGCTTTGGTCTCTGGATTACCTTTGACCTTGCTGTTATTGCTCTCGGTGCTGGTGCGTTCTTCACCGGTCTGCTCAGATACATTCTGAACATCGACCCGCTGAAAAACATCATCAACCTCACCGTTATTATCGGCTTTATTTGCTACTCCGGTGCTATGCTCATTCTCGTGCTCGACGTTGGTCAGCCGATTCGTGCATGGTTCGGTTACTGGCATGCGAACGTACACTCCATGCTTACAGAAGTTATCTTCTGTATTACCTGTTACCTGATTGTTCTGATCATCGAATACATTCCGCTGATCCTTGAACAAAAGCAGCTTAACAGAATTCCAGTACTGCATCACCTCGCGCACAACCTGCACGTTTGGATGCCACTGTTTGCTGGTATTGGTGCGTTCCTTTCCACTTTCCACCAGGGTTCTCTCGGTGGTATGTATGGCGTTCTCTTTGGTCGCCCTTACGTACTCCGTGATGGTTTCTTCATCTGGCCTTGGACATTCTTCCTCTTCGTTATTTCCGCAGTTGGTTCCGGTCCGGTATTCACCGTACTTATCGCAACCATCATGGAAAAAATGACTGGCAAGAAACTGGTTAGCTGGGAAATCAAAAAACTCATGGGTAAAATTGCTGGTGCAATGCTGCTCGTATACCTCGTATTCAAGTTTGCAGACACCTACGCATGGGCAGTCGACGTACTGCCACGTTCCGGTCTCACCTTTGACCAGAACTTCTACCAGACAATCTACGGCAAGTGGCTCCTGTGGTCAGAGCTGTTCCTTTGTGGCGTAATTCCGTGTATCATTTTGCTTTCACCGAAACTGCGCGACAATCCGGCTCTGTTCTACTCTGCAGCTCTGCTCGATTGTATCGGCATTACCATCAACCGTTACGTATTTACGGTTCAGGCTCTTGCTATGCCAGTAATGCCTTTCGACACCTGGGAAACATACGCTCCAAACTGGGCAGAATGGGGTGCAAGTGCACTCGTTATTGCCTATGGCGCTATCGTTCTCAGCTTGTCATACCGTTACCTGCCGGTATTCCCGCAGGAACGTGCTTTGAATGCGACTAAGTCCAGCTAG
- the qrcC gene encoding menaquinone reductase iron-sulfur cluster-binding subunit QrcC, with product MQTKEFTIKWGMAIDLDKCTGCGACMVACQAENNLAPVVDASNKIKVMNWITVYELSNGKPYPEHDVAYLPRPCQQCGHPPCVSVCPVIATDKNEEGGIVSQVTPRCIGCRYCMAACPYHARYFNWSDPVWPGGLEKALTPDVSVRPRGVVEKCTFCHHRWMAAKDKAIVEGRDPMDLAEGEYVTSCTEACPNGAITFGDLNNEEHEVAKLASSKYAHRLLERLGADTQVYYISRREWVLRQLDNYLEDEKVKG from the coding sequence ATGCAAACTAAAGAATTCACTATCAAATGGGGCATGGCAATTGACCTCGACAAGTGTACCGGTTGTGGTGCCTGCATGGTTGCATGTCAGGCTGAAAACAACCTCGCACCAGTTGTCGATGCTTCCAATAAAATCAAAGTAATGAACTGGATCACAGTCTACGAACTGTCCAACGGTAAACCTTACCCTGAACACGACGTAGCCTACCTGCCTCGCCCTTGCCAGCAGTGTGGTCACCCACCTTGCGTTTCTGTTTGTCCGGTTATCGCGACTGACAAAAACGAAGAGGGCGGTATCGTTAGCCAGGTAACTCCTCGTTGCATCGGCTGTCGTTACTGTATGGCAGCTTGCCCTTACCACGCACGCTACTTCAACTGGAGCGATCCGGTATGGCCTGGTGGACTTGAGAAAGCTCTTACTCCAGACGTATCTGTGCGTCCTCGTGGTGTTGTTGAAAAATGTACTTTCTGTCACCACCGCTGGATGGCTGCAAAAGATAAAGCAATCGTTGAAGGTCGTGATCCTATGGATCTGGCTGAAGGCGAATACGTTACTTCCTGTACCGAGGCTTGTCCTAACGGTGCTATCACCTTCGGTGACCTTAACAACGAAGAACATGAAGTAGCTAAACTTGCTAGCTCCAAATACGCTCACAGATTGCTCGAACGTCTCGGTGCCGATACACAGGTGTACTACATTAGCCGCCGTGAATGGGTACTGCGTCAGCTCGATAACTATCTGGAAGACGAAAAGGTTAAGGGGTAA